Proteins found in one Caldalkalibacillus salinus genomic segment:
- a CDS encoding High-affinity nickel-transporter — protein sequence MELMSFALFAIMVGMRHGVDGDHIAAIADMVGSEEEKSRQVTLGVMYACGHGMMVLFVGLLTIFFGTRLSSPVQQWMEGLVSLTLIILGGVIIYSVYRTKKDDQLKSRITLIQEWLTAKLPSASFSPVKMGAVGAMIVGIIHGIGVESPSQIAIISSAFGLDTYSAATIHLLLFVVGLLFSTILVTLLLSWGFIKARFKRHLYMVLGLITGVYSIGLGLFMITEIMGGGV from the coding sequence ATGGAGTTAATGTCATTTGCGCTGTTTGCCATTATGGTAGGCATGCGCCATGGAGTTGATGGCGACCATATCGCCGCCATTGCTGACATGGTTGGAAGTGAAGAAGAAAAAAGTAGACAAGTCACGCTAGGTGTCATGTATGCCTGCGGACACGGGATGATGGTTTTGTTCGTAGGACTGTTAACCATTTTCTTCGGAACCCGACTTTCAAGTCCTGTTCAACAATGGATGGAAGGGCTCGTAAGTTTAACATTGATTATCTTAGGAGGTGTCATCATTTACAGTGTCTATCGGACTAAGAAAGATGATCAGCTCAAAAGTCGCATCACCCTCATCCAAGAGTGGTTGACTGCAAAGTTGCCAAGTGCTTCATTCTCACCTGTGAAAATGGGGGCTGTAGGGGCCATGATTGTAGGTATTATTCACGGTATAGGCGTTGAGAGCCCAAGTCAGATTGCTATCATATCGTCAGCATTTGGTTTAGATACTTACTCAGCGGCAACCATTCACCTTTTGTTATTCGTCGTTGGGCTCCTGTTTTCTACGATTTTAGTGACGCTTCTATTATCTTGGGGTTTTATTAAAGCGAGATTTAAACGACATCTGTACATGGTATTGGGACTCATAACGGGAGTGTACAGTATCGGATTAGGACTGTTTATGATCACAGAAATCATGGGTGGAGGTGTGTAG
- a CDS encoding threonine synthase, producing MSFSYVTHLYCPKCDAHYDVNQAHHLCQCGSPLLVDYDLDALSDNFKTTMLKERKPTLWRYHELLPVKREKHVVSLGEGMTPLLSMPRIGENMGIPHLYMKDEGMVPSGSFKARGAAVGVSKAKELGVEAIAMPTNGNAGAAWALYAARAGIKSYIVMPVSAPTITRLEVALSGAHLNLVDGLISDAGRIVAQAVQDVGFYDASTLKEPYRIEGKKTMGLEIAEQLDWQMPDVILYPTGGGVGLIGIYKALKELMAMGWIEGPLPRLVAVQSTGCAPIVQAWEDKKEESTFWTDASTIAFGINVPKAIGDFLVLEAIYETDGCAMAVDDTAIVQEQQCIASLEGAFICPEGAATFVAARQLREHGWIKDHDTVIALNTGQGIKYPDTMQVEAPVLKPGDRLKLKN from the coding sequence ATGAGCTTTAGTTATGTTACGCATTTATACTGTCCCAAATGTGATGCACATTACGATGTTAATCAAGCGCATCATTTGTGTCAGTGTGGCTCGCCCTTGCTCGTCGACTATGATCTTGATGCCCTATCAGACAATTTTAAAACAACGATGTTAAAAGAGCGTAAGCCCACACTTTGGAGATACCATGAGTTACTCCCCGTTAAGCGTGAAAAACATGTCGTATCCCTAGGAGAAGGGATGACACCGCTTCTCTCCATGCCTCGTATTGGCGAGAATATGGGCATTCCTCATTTATATATGAAGGATGAAGGGATGGTCCCTTCTGGTTCATTCAAAGCGCGTGGCGCTGCTGTCGGTGTGTCAAAAGCAAAGGAGTTAGGGGTTGAGGCGATCGCCATGCCAACCAATGGGAATGCTGGTGCGGCATGGGCCTTATACGCTGCGAGAGCGGGTATAAAATCATACATTGTCATGCCCGTGAGCGCTCCCACCATCACAAGACTTGAAGTGGCACTGTCAGGGGCTCATTTAAACCTTGTGGACGGATTAATCAGTGATGCCGGTCGTATTGTGGCGCAGGCCGTACAAGACGTCGGCTTCTATGATGCCTCCACCTTAAAGGAGCCTTACCGTATTGAAGGGAAGAAGACAATGGGTCTAGAAATAGCAGAGCAGTTGGACTGGCAGATGCCGGATGTCATCCTTTATCCTACTGGAGGTGGCGTAGGTCTCATCGGCATCTATAAAGCGCTGAAGGAATTGATGGCTATGGGGTGGATAGAAGGGCCGTTGCCTCGACTTGTGGCTGTACAATCAACGGGGTGTGCGCCGATTGTTCAGGCGTGGGAGGATAAGAAAGAAGAGTCGACCTTCTGGACAGACGCTTCGACCATTGCCTTCGGCATTAACGTTCCTAAAGCGATAGGGGATTTCCTTGTATTAGAGGCGATCTATGAGACTGACGGGTGTGCCATGGCCGTAGACGATACAGCCATTGTGCAGGAACAACAGTGTATAGCTTCACTTGAAGGTGCTTTTATTTGTCCTGAAGGGGCCGCGACGTTTGTAGCCGCTCGACAGTTAAGGGAGCATGGATGGATAAAAGATCATGATACTGTGATCGCCCTCAACACAGGTCAAGGGATTAAGTATCCGGACACGATGCAAGTAGAAGCCCCTGTGTTAAAGCCGGGAGATCGACTAAAGTTAAAAAATTAA
- a CDS encoding YeiH family protein: MSPTNVEHNTSTQLPVHKQRSWIKRMFSKKGLYAGVVLTLLIALLAGQLVALPLLSIMGVMILSILLGMGWKATFGVPTFATEGVQFSTKYLLRAGIILMGLRLNLEQIYAAGMTVLAVDLIVIVFTLVIMLYLGHKLAIDAHSSALIAVGTAVCGAAAIVAVAPLIGAKKAQTAIAVSYIAVLGTIGTMIYTFIYPFLGVTPDTYGLFVGATLHELAHVIAAAAPAGEVSSETAILVKLGRVALLIPVALFLAYWFERKEGAQHPHHRQDNQTLMHRFKNLPIPWFVIGFLLLSMINTLGVVPIGLTHFLIALSVLFLSMAMAGLGLSIHVREFKQIGLRTVSYGVLGYASLVILGVLLVNILSH; encoded by the coding sequence ATGTCACCGACGAATGTGGAGCACAATACATCCACTCAACTACCAGTACATAAACAAAGAAGTTGGATTAAAAGAATGTTTAGTAAGAAGGGCTTATATGCAGGTGTGGTGTTAACCTTACTCATAGCTCTACTCGCGGGACAACTCGTTGCTTTGCCTTTGTTGTCCATCATGGGCGTTATGATTTTATCTATATTACTCGGGATGGGATGGAAAGCCACTTTCGGCGTTCCAACGTTTGCCACTGAGGGCGTACAATTCAGTACAAAGTATCTGTTAAGGGCCGGTATTATCTTAATGGGACTTCGCTTAAATTTAGAACAGATATATGCGGCAGGTATGACCGTTTTAGCCGTGGACCTTATTGTCATTGTGTTCACCCTAGTCATCATGCTTTACTTAGGGCATAAGCTTGCAATCGATGCGCATTCATCCGCTTTAATAGCAGTAGGGACTGCTGTTTGTGGGGCAGCCGCGATTGTCGCCGTAGCCCCCCTGATTGGGGCTAAAAAAGCCCAAACGGCGATCGCTGTCTCCTATATCGCGGTGTTAGGGACGATTGGCACCATGATTTATACATTTATATACCCGTTCCTCGGGGTGACACCTGATACTTATGGCCTATTTGTAGGTGCGACGTTACATGAATTGGCCCATGTGATTGCCGCCGCAGCACCCGCAGGTGAAGTGAGTAGTGAAACGGCTATTCTCGTCAAGCTAGGTAGAGTCGCTCTGCTCATTCCTGTCGCTTTATTCCTTGCGTATTGGTTTGAACGAAAGGAAGGTGCTCAACACCCGCATCACCGTCAGGATAACCAGACATTAATGCATCGTTTTAAAAACCTGCCGATCCCTTGGTTCGTCATCGGATTTTTATTGCTCAGTATGATTAATACGCTAGGTGTTGTACCTATAGGGCTTACACACTTTCTCATTGCATTAAGTGTGCTATTCTTATCGATGGCTATGGCCGGACTTGGACTAAGTATTCATGTTAGAGAATTTAAGCAAATAGGACTACGCACCGTTAGCTACGGTGTGCTGGGTTACGCAAGCCTAGTGATACTAGGGGTGCTTCTCGTAAACATCCTTTCACATTGA
- a CDS encoding ferredoxin family protein produces the protein MSEPKLAQTIEEKQYLVRFNADTESHLHVKDPEICMTDCPDKLCTIFCPAEIYKWEDIRMHVGYEGCHECGACRIGCPYENIDWVYPKGGHGIVFRLG, from the coding sequence ATGAGCGAGCCAAAACTGGCACAGACCATTGAAGAAAAGCAGTATTTGGTCAGGTTTAACGCGGACACGGAATCCCATCTTCACGTCAAGGATCCCGAAATCTGTATGACTGATTGTCCCGATAAGCTGTGTACCATATTTTGTCCTGCAGAAATCTACAAGTGGGAAGACATCCGCATGCATGTCGGCTATGAGGGCTGCCATGAGTGTGGAGCCTGTCGCATCGGTTGCCCTTATGAGAACATCGACTGGGTGTACCCAAAAGGCGGCCACGGTATCGTCTTCCGTTTGGGGTGA
- a CDS encoding FAD-dependent oxidoreductase, whose translation MSEKFDVIVVGAGPAGTACAYELAKAGGDVLLMERGEYPGSKNVMGGVLYRQMMEDVIPEFYKEAPLERPIVEQRFMMMDKASAVTFGYKGLEWGEEPYNNFTVLRAKFDQWFAEKAVEQGALLVNETVARACIVENGKVVGVRTDRPDGDVYADVVVLADGVNSLLAKQLGFHREWKPDEVALATMEVIKLDSKTIESRFNLEKNQGCTIEMFGDATKNLMGTGFLYTNKDTISIGIGTLLSGFIKHKMKPYDLLEYVKEHPMIRPYIQGGESKEYLAHLIPEGGYHSMPRVAGNGVVVVGDAAQLVNAIHREGSNMAMTSGRLAAETILKAKAEDDYSEDVLDEYRMKLMNSFVGKDMEKYKDTVHTFDKFPQYFEEYIPMMNKAASQMLTVDGVPKREKQKKIWREIGTAGEKLKIARDIYRAWKVMK comes from the coding sequence ATGTCGGAAAAGTTTGATGTGATCGTTGTCGGTGCCGGGCCAGCAGGAACGGCTTGTGCTTATGAATTAGCAAAAGCGGGGGGCGACGTCCTACTGATGGAACGCGGGGAGTATCCTGGTTCTAAAAATGTAATGGGCGGGGTGCTCTATCGTCAAATGATGGAGGACGTGATTCCTGAGTTTTATAAAGAAGCACCGCTCGAACGTCCGATCGTTGAACAACGGTTTATGATGATGGATAAAGCTTCAGCCGTTACCTTTGGATATAAAGGTTTAGAATGGGGAGAAGAACCGTATAACAACTTTACTGTGTTACGGGCCAAGTTTGATCAGTGGTTTGCGGAGAAAGCCGTTGAACAAGGCGCCCTACTCGTAAACGAAACGGTGGCTAGAGCATGTATCGTTGAAAACGGCAAAGTCGTGGGTGTACGAACGGATCGGCCCGACGGTGATGTGTATGCGGATGTGGTCGTTTTGGCGGACGGAGTAAATTCTCTTCTGGCAAAGCAACTCGGCTTTCACCGTGAATGGAAACCGGATGAAGTGGCATTAGCGACCATGGAAGTGATTAAACTCGACAGTAAAACGATTGAAAGTCGATTTAATCTAGAGAAGAACCAAGGCTGCACCATTGAAATGTTCGGAGACGCCACCAAAAACCTTATGGGCACAGGATTTTTATATACGAATAAAGACACGATCAGTATTGGCATTGGAACGTTACTTTCTGGCTTCATCAAGCATAAAATGAAACCATACGATCTACTCGAATATGTGAAGGAGCACCCGATGATTCGACCGTATATCCAAGGTGGCGAATCGAAGGAATACTTGGCTCACCTTATACCGGAAGGGGGCTATCATTCTATGCCACGCGTCGCTGGAAACGGGGTTGTTGTGGTCGGAGACGCCGCACAATTAGTGAACGCCATACACAGAGAAGGGTCTAACATGGCGATGACCTCGGGCAGACTGGCAGCAGAGACCATATTAAAAGCCAAAGCAGAGGATGATTATTCTGAGGACGTATTAGATGAATATCGGATGAAACTCATGAATAGTTTTGTTGGTAAGGACATGGAAAAATACAAGGATACCGTACACACCTTTGATAAATTTCCGCAATATTTTGAAGAATATATACCCATGATGAACAAAGCGGCCAGTCAAATGCTCACTGTAGATGGTGTCCCCAAAAGAGAGAAACAAAAGAAAATATGGAGAGAAATCGGGACCGCTGGAGAGAAATTAAAAATCGCCCGAGACATATACCGGGCTTGGAAGGTGATGAAGTGA
- a CDS encoding electron transfer flavoprotein subunit alpha/FixB family protein, producing the protein MSFEDYRGTWVFLEVKEGKIAQVSLELLGAGRELADKRGDQLGGILIGEGVKELATDAFTYGADVVYVYDDPIFKHYRTEPFMEALMHCTNKYKPEVILYGATSKGKDLASAVATDLPTGLTADTTLLDIEEDTGLLLASRPAFGGNIMATILCKKYRPQMATVRPKVMKALEPEPGRKGEIVEESLSLKEEDVRTKVLEIVLDTQKRVRIDEADIVVAGGKGLGSQEGFELIHQLAKVLGGAVGASRDVVESGWIDHHHQVGQTGVTVTPKIYFAIGISGSIQHLVGMQNSGLIIAINHDPDAPIFQASHYGIVGDAFEIVPLLIKEFENVLGLGDVSHVGKV; encoded by the coding sequence ATGAGCTTTGAAGATTATCGGGGGACGTGGGTATTTTTAGAGGTGAAAGAAGGCAAGATCGCCCAGGTGTCACTGGAATTACTTGGTGCGGGGCGAGAGTTAGCGGATAAACGAGGGGATCAACTTGGAGGGATTTTGATCGGTGAAGGGGTGAAGGAACTAGCAACAGACGCTTTTACATACGGAGCTGACGTCGTTTATGTGTACGACGACCCCATCTTTAAACATTATCGAACGGAGCCGTTTATGGAAGCCCTCATGCATTGTACCAACAAGTACAAGCCGGAAGTTATTCTGTACGGCGCCACATCAAAAGGAAAAGACCTCGCCAGTGCTGTGGCAACGGATTTACCAACCGGGTTAACCGCGGATACCACCCTCTTGGACATCGAAGAGGACACGGGACTGCTATTAGCCAGTCGACCTGCCTTTGGTGGAAACATCATGGCTACGATCCTCTGTAAAAAATATCGGCCTCAGATGGCGACCGTGCGTCCTAAAGTGATGAAAGCCTTAGAACCTGAGCCAGGAAGAAAGGGGGAAATAGTAGAGGAATCGTTGTCCTTAAAGGAGGAGGACGTGCGGACGAAGGTCCTAGAAATCGTACTGGATACGCAAAAACGTGTACGCATCGACGAAGCGGATATTGTCGTCGCTGGAGGCAAAGGGTTAGGAAGTCAAGAAGGCTTCGAACTTATTCACCAATTAGCCAAGGTGCTCGGAGGGGCTGTCGGAGCGAGTCGTGATGTCGTAGAGTCGGGGTGGATCGATCATCATCACCAAGTAGGACAGACCGGAGTAACCGTAACACCGAAGATATACTTTGCCATCGGCATATCTGGCTCTATCCAACATCTCGTGGGAATGCAAAACTCCGGGCTTATCATCGCGATCAATCATGATCCGGACGCCCCTATATTCCAAGCATCACATTATGGCATTGTAGGAGATGCGTTTGAAATCGTGCCGTTACTCATAAAAGAATTTGAAAACGTTTTAGGGTTAGGAGATGTGAGCCATGTCGGAAAAGTTTGA
- a CDS encoding electron transfer flavoprotein subunit beta/FixA family protein, whose translation MLHIVACIKQVPDTKVIKMNPKTNTMDRASAPAILNPYDAHAVEEAVRIKKRYGGTVSVLTMGPPPAVKAIRKCIEIGADEGYMISDKRFAGADTLATSYALTKALDKIGKQKPIDLIVCGKMTIDGDTGQVGPGIARRLDIPPLTSVKEVKEVNKQDGYAIVHRKLEDGYEVVRSSLPCLFAVEKDINEVPYSPLPNMIKAAQYKPQIWAVNDLEDVDVKQLGLKGSPTIVAKVWPPEKPQGGEMIEGSAEDQARKVVNIVMEKKELFRERGGVS comes from the coding sequence ATGCTTCACATCGTGGCCTGTATTAAACAGGTGCCTGACACCAAAGTGATTAAAATGAATCCAAAAACAAATACCATGGATCGTGCCAGTGCACCCGCCATTCTCAATCCATATGATGCACACGCTGTTGAAGAGGCAGTGAGAATCAAAAAACGCTATGGTGGGACGGTATCAGTTCTAACCATGGGACCACCCCCTGCCGTTAAGGCCATTCGAAAGTGTATTGAAATCGGTGCCGACGAAGGTTACATGATCTCAGACAAGCGTTTTGCTGGTGCAGATACGTTAGCGACGAGTTACGCTCTAACAAAAGCGTTAGATAAGATCGGTAAGCAAAAACCGATTGACCTTATCGTTTGCGGCAAAATGACGATCGACGGGGATACGGGACAGGTCGGGCCAGGGATCGCAAGAAGATTAGATATCCCACCTTTAACGTCAGTAAAGGAAGTGAAAGAAGTCAATAAGCAGGACGGGTATGCTATTGTGCACCGTAAACTTGAAGACGGATATGAGGTGGTGCGTTCCTCTCTGCCTTGCTTATTCGCTGTTGAGAAGGACATTAACGAAGTCCCTTACTCTCCGTTACCTAATATGATTAAGGCTGCTCAGTATAAGCCCCAAATCTGGGCTGTGAATGACTTGGAGGATGTTGATGTTAAACAGCTGGGTCTAAAGGGGTCACCAACGATCGTGGCCAAAGTATGGCCGCCAGAAAAGCCCCAAGGAGGCGAAATGATAGAAGGTTCAGCTGAGGACCAAGCACGGAAAGTCGTCAATATTGTCATGGAAAAGAAAGAACTGTTTCGTGAGCGGGGAGGGGTATCATGA
- a CDS encoding S9 family peptidase produces MITFNKPDVEQFFRTYGIQTFAVSPDESQVVFSTNLSGKYNLWSMNLPHQFPQPLTFIDQSCQALTFDKNGRYMIAGFDQDGDENTQLYALPPQGGTLQPVRTKQGYRHMEPQLSKDGQRLYYTSNKDNEVYLNVYVYDLEKDEESRLIEGTEAATTLVEVGPEESSYLYSKHFANTYSLMYVRHKGEDILLTPPTDQQHTVSDATFISEHDIYMVTNYHADTSYLAKYDLQTQSFSKVIDIEGISLSTVHYDQTHQHLYLIGAKGVEDRLYQYDLNTGENNSIDSPTSVIEKLVVSEKGNLYLLGRNATRPHNIYTKPHNATEWSPLTAYEVPGVPENTLVEPEILKYPSFDGMEIEALFFKAKEDVNNGHVILWPHGGPQSAERKWFRALFQFLVNRGYSIFAPNFRGSSQYGLKFMKMVEGDWGHGPRLDNVEGLEYIIKQGYADRDKILLMGGSYGGYMALLLHGRHADYFKAVVDIFGVSDLFSFVDSVPEHWKPIMKQWVGDPVEDRERFIKDSPITYVDMMTKPMLVIQGAKDPRVVKAESDKVVEALNKNGTAISYMVLEDEGHGFSKKENEMKVYRAVLDFFDQFIE; encoded by the coding sequence ATGATCACTTTTAACAAACCGGATGTTGAACAATTTTTTCGTACCTACGGCATACAGACCTTTGCCGTCAGTCCTGATGAATCCCAGGTCGTGTTTAGTACCAATTTAAGTGGGAAATATAATTTATGGTCTATGAATCTCCCTCATCAGTTTCCTCAGCCATTGACATTTATTGACCAGAGCTGTCAAGCGCTTACCTTCGATAAGAACGGACGTTATATGATTGCAGGCTTTGATCAGGATGGAGATGAGAATACACAATTATACGCGCTACCTCCACAAGGCGGGACACTACAACCAGTGCGCACCAAACAAGGCTACAGACATATGGAACCGCAACTTTCTAAGGATGGTCAAAGACTATATTATACGTCTAACAAGGATAACGAAGTATACTTGAACGTCTATGTTTATGACCTAGAGAAGGATGAGGAATCACGCCTCATTGAAGGAACGGAGGCGGCGACCACTCTCGTCGAAGTGGGCCCGGAGGAATCGAGTTACTTATACTCTAAGCACTTCGCCAATACATATAGCTTGATGTACGTGCGTCATAAGGGAGAAGATATCCTGCTAACGCCACCAACGGACCAACAACATACGGTGAGTGACGCTACATTCATCTCTGAACACGACATCTATATGGTTACAAACTATCACGCCGATACATCCTATCTCGCAAAGTATGACCTTCAAACACAATCATTTTCCAAAGTCATAGACATAGAGGGCATCTCTTTGAGCACTGTTCACTATGATCAAACACATCAACACTTGTATCTCATTGGGGCCAAAGGGGTTGAAGACCGTTTATACCAGTACGATCTAAATACGGGTGAGAATAATTCTATCGATTCTCCAACGAGCGTCATTGAGAAGCTGGTTGTCAGTGAGAAAGGCAACTTATACCTTTTAGGGCGTAACGCCACTCGCCCCCATAATATCTATACTAAACCACACAACGCTACCGAATGGTCACCCTTAACCGCGTATGAAGTGCCAGGCGTACCTGAAAACACCCTCGTTGAACCCGAGATCCTCAAATATCCTTCCTTTGACGGAATGGAAATCGAAGCCCTGTTTTTCAAGGCAAAAGAGGATGTAAACAATGGTCATGTGATTTTGTGGCCACATGGCGGGCCACAATCTGCTGAGCGAAAATGGTTCAGAGCGTTATTTCAATTTCTAGTGAACCGTGGGTATAGCATATTTGCGCCAAATTTCCGCGGATCTAGTCAATATGGACTTAAATTTATGAAGATGGTTGAAGGAGACTGGGGTCATGGGCCCCGGCTGGATAACGTTGAAGGCTTAGAGTATATCATCAAGCAAGGTTATGCTGACCGAGATAAAATCCTCTTAATGGGGGGGAGCTACGGGGGTTATATGGCGCTTCTCCTGCATGGGAGACATGCTGATTACTTTAAGGCGGTCGTTGATATTTTTGGGGTCAGTGATCTGTTTTCCTTTGTCGACTCCGTTCCTGAACACTGGAAGCCTATCATGAAACAATGGGTTGGAGATCCCGTTGAGGACAGAGAAAGGTTTATTAAGGACTCACCCATCACTTATGTCGACATGATGACCAAACCGATGCTAGTCATACAAGGGGCAAAGGACCCACGGGTCGTCAAGGCTGAATCTGATAAAGTGGTTGAAGCGTTAAATAAGAACGGCACGGCTATCTCCTATATGGTGTTAGAAGACGAAGGACATGGCTTTTCCAAAAAAGAAAACGAAATGAAAGTTTATCGGGCTGTTTTAGATTTCTTTGATCAGTTTATTGAATAA
- a CDS encoding sensor histidine kinase translates to MSFIKDVLLHLFFIIFPILLYQSLWLDKFHATNVKQNRYLIGLLAIFSILLCMTFPIVIDQGLSVDLRAIPIIVGTLYGGMSIGISSASVMFAYEFFQFGSQSMLPTAIAFSLYIWAPLLMTSKWFRLGKRKKIQVALGLGVLQQLASFSAIAIHGKVNTQSFILGQENIDFLLYSGIAHTLSLLLVIMLCEHVREMTFIRGQLAASEKLNMVSELAASVAHEVRNPLTVVRGFIQLLNDPTDQTKQNYSKLVISELDRAERMITEYLNLAKPQTEVREVLEVGDLLYEVSSIISSYAVIRNVSIHTDINQDLYVFGDPPKLKQVFMNVVKNAIESHEDVGDVWIHAFQKRQYVIVQIKDTGSGMSKEQLNRLGQPFYTTKDKGTGIGLMVTYRIIQSLRGRLRLTSEPGQGTTVTIFLPTAKKF, encoded by the coding sequence TTGTCTTTTATAAAGGACGTCCTGTTACACCTTTTCTTTATTATTTTTCCGATCTTACTCTATCAATCCTTGTGGTTGGACAAGTTCCATGCTACCAATGTGAAACAGAATCGCTATCTGATAGGTCTTCTTGCCATTTTTTCCATTTTATTATGTATGACTTTCCCAATCGTGATCGACCAGGGATTATCTGTGGATCTTCGAGCTATACCTATTATAGTCGGCACCCTCTATGGTGGTATGAGTATTGGGATCAGCAGCGCATCCGTTATGTTTGCTTATGAATTCTTTCAATTTGGTTCACAAAGTATGCTACCTACCGCGATCGCTTTTTCCCTTTACATATGGGCGCCGCTGCTTATGACCTCTAAATGGTTCCGTCTTGGTAAAAGAAAAAAAATCCAGGTCGCCTTGGGCCTTGGGGTATTGCAGCAACTTGCTAGTTTTAGCGCCATTGCGATTCACGGGAAAGTGAATACGCAATCTTTTATTCTAGGTCAGGAGAATATCGATTTTCTGCTTTACTCAGGTATTGCCCACACCCTTAGTCTTTTACTTGTGATCATGTTGTGTGAGCATGTGAGGGAGATGACATTTATCAGAGGACAATTAGCGGCATCAGAGAAACTTAACATGGTAAGCGAGCTTGCTGCAAGTGTCGCTCATGAGGTTCGTAATCCTCTTACTGTCGTACGTGGATTTATTCAGCTATTAAACGATCCTACAGACCAAACGAAACAAAATTACTCGAAGCTCGTCATCTCAGAACTTGACCGTGCCGAAAGAATGATCACAGAATACCTCAATTTAGCTAAACCTCAAACAGAGGTGAGAGAAGTATTAGAAGTTGGTGATCTCCTCTATGAAGTGAGTTCGATCATTTCGTCCTATGCTGTAATCCGTAACGTGAGCATTCACACGGATATCAACCAGGACTTGTATGTTTTTGGAGATCCCCCGAAACTGAAGCAAGTCTTCATGAACGTAGTGAAGAACGCTATTGAAAGCCATGAGGATGTAGGAGACGTATGGATTCATGCCTTTCAAAAGAGACAGTATGTCATCGTGCAAATCAAAGATACGGGAAGTGGTATGTCAAAAGAACAGTTAAACAGACTGGGGCAGCCTTTTTACACGACCAAAGACAAAGGGACAGGGATTGGCCTTATGGTCACTTACCGGATTATTCAGTCCTTACGGGGACGATTAAGACTTACCAGCGAACCGGGCCAAGGTACCACCGTAACGATTTTTCTGCCCACAGCTAAGAAATTCTAG
- a CDS encoding DUF3006 domain-containing protein: MNTKNQKKRAVIDRMDAQRATLLVGDEETERTVLVENLPQGAKEGMWLTLEETEEDLLHIQIDEEETVRRKKLMKQKLDKLRQRSKGSKFRRL, from the coding sequence ATGAACACTAAGAATCAGAAAAAGAGAGCGGTCATCGACCGTATGGACGCTCAGCGGGCGACTTTGTTAGTGGGAGATGAGGAGACAGAACGTACGGTTCTAGTAGAGAATTTGCCCCAAGGCGCAAAAGAAGGGATGTGGCTCACTTTAGAGGAAACCGAAGAAGATCTTCTCCATATTCAAATAGATGAAGAAGAGACCGTAAGGCGGAAAAAACTGATGAAACAGAAGTTGGACAAATTGCGCCAACGTTCCAAAGGCAGTAAGTTTAGAAGGCTTTAA